One stretch of Leptospira mtsangambouensis DNA includes these proteins:
- a CDS encoding N-acetylneuraminate synthase family protein: MDFHIGKKTLTRKSAPYLVAEIGLNHNADLEIGKQTIAKAKESGAHAVKFQTYRTEEFIDSSNPDVKFLFDIFKQYELNESQHKEFQRTALDLGLDFFSTPLSLSAVDLLCGLNVPVLKIASGDIVNLPLLNQCIQSGKPLIVSTGAALPEEVTRAVSLFQKHQTEICLLHCVSMYPTPLNKVNLQSIPFYLDTTDYVVGFSDHSDGTLASSVACGLGAVVFEKHFTLDRNLEGPDHGISMDPTMFSKLANDLQESFEMGGVYGKNTHPEETGGWFYGRRSLYKKGNSILSLRPALHTKDSHVLDSWELNRVGDPSLLPEGPVRLAPKSK, encoded by the coding sequence TTGGATTTTCACATTGGAAAAAAAACTCTTACCAGAAAATCTGCACCCTATCTTGTTGCAGAAATTGGACTCAACCATAACGCAGACCTTGAAATCGGAAAACAAACCATTGCGAAAGCAAAAGAGTCGGGAGCCCATGCGGTCAAATTCCAAACCTACCGAACAGAAGAATTTATAGACAGCTCCAATCCCGATGTTAAATTTCTTTTTGATATCTTCAAACAATACGAATTAAACGAATCCCAACATAAAGAATTTCAAAGAACGGCACTGGATCTAGGGCTTGATTTTTTTTCTACCCCTCTTTCTCTGTCAGCTGTTGATTTGTTATGTGGGCTCAATGTTCCCGTATTAAAAATTGCTTCAGGCGATATTGTTAATTTACCATTACTGAATCAATGCATTCAATCAGGAAAACCTTTAATAGTGTCCACTGGTGCCGCTTTGCCGGAAGAAGTAACAAGGGCCGTTTCTCTTTTTCAAAAACACCAAACAGAGATTTGTTTACTTCACTGTGTTTCAATGTATCCCACTCCGCTAAACAAAGTAAACCTTCAATCGATTCCATTTTATTTGGACACAACAGACTATGTTGTGGGTTTTAGCGATCATTCGGATGGAACCTTAGCATCCTCTGTTGCCTGTGGACTTGGTGCAGTTGTTTTTGAAAAACATTTTACTTTGGATCGGAATTTAGAAGGTCCCGATCATGGAATTTCCATGGATCCAACGATGTTTTCAAAATTGGCAAATGATTTACAAGAGAGTTTTGAAATGGGTGGGGTGTATGGAAAAAACACACATCCTGAAGAAACCGGTGGTTGGTTTTACGGAAGAAGATCCCTCTATAAAAAAGGAAATTCTATTCTTAGTTTAAGACCTGCCCTACACACAAAAGACAGCCATGTTCTAGATTCTTGGGAGTTAAACCGAGTAGGAGATCCTTCTCTTTTACCAGAAGGACCTGTTCGCTTGGCACCTAAGTCTAAATAG
- a CDS encoding tetratricopeptide repeat protein, with protein sequence MFRSFLLCILFVTATFAQSSSDRLAFAFRSQASLDPLRMIVVGEVVGIEKASYYEVDTLSQELEVDTRPDTVTIKVADPKGIRVGQTLYLLEKNQDHKTFRDGNIVGMITVKSVYQTTFFGWQVRGEGYLRLIEDRPVTAARLLDTTKYDEAFMAKKKGDHYFAKGQMEEALRMYKHSVSLDQGSPDSHYALGKAHWKDGEGYVSTAFEYSMAWKNRERFSNAQERLLFLVDYLRFLTFYFKVEGKENKKQLDLMPQVAKEARNLYPKNYEVWLYSFETSFLNLLHSNMADTGVDGRKKREEWSERSEEYLQKAYSLRKSDYYLHKLACEFYNLKWKETRGSVKETDYRNKLVEHGKLLRLYYTGETTLSEDLLNAIRLAEKQSGSL encoded by the coding sequence ATGTTTCGTTCCTTTCTCCTCTGTATTTTGTTTGTTACGGCAACTTTTGCCCAATCGTCTTCCGATCGGTTGGCCTTTGCTTTTCGTAGCCAGGCGTCGCTTGACCCACTTCGGATGATTGTTGTGGGAGAGGTTGTGGGAATTGAAAAAGCCAGTTATTATGAAGTGGATACACTTTCCCAAGAATTGGAAGTGGACACAAGACCAGATACTGTGACAATCAAAGTGGCTGACCCAAAAGGAATTCGTGTGGGTCAAACTTTGTATTTATTAGAAAAGAACCAAGACCACAAAACATTTCGTGATGGAAACATTGTGGGAATGATCACGGTAAAATCTGTTTATCAAACTACTTTTTTTGGATGGCAAGTTCGCGGGGAAGGGTATTTGCGGCTCATTGAAGACCGCCCTGTAACGGCCGCAAGGTTACTTGATACCACAAAATACGATGAAGCTTTTATGGCCAAAAAGAAAGGTGATCATTATTTTGCGAAAGGGCAAATGGAAGAAGCCCTTCGAATGTATAAACATTCAGTTTCTCTTGATCAAGGATCACCTGATTCGCATTATGCGCTTGGGAAAGCACATTGGAAGGACGGAGAAGGATACGTATCGACTGCATTTGAATATTCGATGGCTTGGAAAAACAGAGAACGATTTTCCAATGCACAAGAAAGGTTGTTATTCCTAGTCGATTATTTACGATTTTTAACCTTCTATTTTAAAGTAGAAGGGAAAGAAAACAAAAAACAATTGGATCTAATGCCACAAGTGGCAAAAGAAGCACGTAATCTTTATCCAAAAAATTATGAAGTTTGGCTTTATAGTTTTGAAACTTCTTTTCTCAATCTTTTGCATTCGAATATGGCCGATACTGGTGTAGACGGTCGTAAAAAAAGAGAAGAGTGGTCCGAACGTTCGGAAGAATATTTACAAAAGGCCTATTCCCTCAGAAAATCAGATTATTACCTCCATAAACTTGCCTGTGAATTTTATAATCTAAAATGGAAAGAAACGCGGGGTTCTGTCAAAGAAACTGATTACCGAAACAAACTGGTAGAACATGGAAAGTTATTACGTCTTTACTACACAGGGGAAACCACTTTGTCGGAAGATCTTTTGAATGCAATTAGACTTGCTGAAAAACAGTCAGGATCACTCTGA
- a CDS encoding LIC11177 family protein, whose product MPVEKKSSVEEVLKREKLAKEFEKEKRVSEQKAIEQAAAKLSAQSPETTEPAKTSKFITNIDIVFSQAKADLRFYFLNDGTYAEDFKRMFQENESLFKRYGITSQKYLEYLRESFDRYKKIHDMMPLDPMKPKHFKYVEDSISELVRMFNQRFGK is encoded by the coding sequence ATGCCTGTAGAAAAGAAATCCTCCGTAGAAGAGGTTCTCAAACGCGAAAAATTAGCCAAAGAATTTGAAAAAGAAAAACGTGTTTCTGAACAAAAAGCGATCGAACAAGCGGCCGCTAAATTGTCAGCTCAGAGCCCGGAAACCACAGAACCAGCCAAAACATCCAAATTCATTACCAATATTGATATTGTTTTTTCTCAGGCCAAAGCGGATTTGAGGTTTTATTTTTTGAATGATGGAACTTATGCAGAAGATTTCAAACGAATGTTCCAAGAAAACGAATCATTATTCAAACGATACGGAATCACAAGCCAAAAGTATTTAGAATACCTTCGCGAATCCTTTGATCGTTATAAAAAAATCCATGATATGATGCCTCTGGATCCTATGAAGCCCAAACATTTCAAATACGTGGAAGACTCTATTTCGGAACTCGTCCGAATGTTCAACCAACGATTCGGAAAATAA
- the hisA gene encoding 1-(5-phosphoribosyl)-5-[(5-phosphoribosylamino)methylideneamino]imidazole-4-carboxamide isomerase translates to MLVLPAIDLLDNEAVRLLQGDYSKKTVYSSEPEKMIKVFEEQGATLIHIVDLNAAKTGKSENEKAIRKIKDNCSVELELGGGIRSLENMKFYDGLGVSRFILGTVAVEDPSVVEQGLKTYGPNRIVIGVDAKDGYVRTKGWETNSGIKYTDFLKTMYVMGIRHVIFTDISKDGMMAGPNTAVYLELLAEFPDLQLVASGGVSSIEDLVNLYDVSKGKLFGAITGKAIYEGKLDLKESIRILSKKRNEN, encoded by the coding sequence ATGTTAGTATTACCTGCGATTGATCTTTTAGATAACGAAGCTGTGCGACTCCTCCAAGGGGATTATTCTAAAAAGACTGTTTATTCTTCCGAACCGGAAAAAATGATCAAAGTCTTTGAAGAACAAGGTGCCACTCTCATTCACATTGTTGATTTAAATGCAGCCAAAACTGGGAAGTCAGAAAACGAGAAAGCCATCCGTAAAATCAAAGACAACTGTTCCGTTGAACTAGAGCTTGGCGGTGGGATTCGTTCTTTAGAAAACATGAAGTTTTATGATGGGTTAGGTGTGTCTCGGTTTATTTTAGGAACTGTGGCAGTAGAAGACCCATCGGTGGTTGAACAGGGACTGAAAACCTACGGTCCCAATCGAATTGTGATCGGCGTGGATGCAAAAGATGGGTATGTTCGTACAAAAGGTTGGGAAACCAACTCTGGCATCAAATACACTGATTTTTTAAAAACAATGTATGTTATGGGTATCCGGCATGTGATTTTTACAGATATATCCAAAGATGGTATGATGGCCGGACCCAATACGGCCGTTTATTTGGAGTTGTTAGCAGAGTTTCCCGATTTACAACTGGTAGCTTCAGGTGGAGTTTCTTCCATCGAAGACTTGGTAAATTTATATGATGTTTCCAAAGGAAAACTTTTTGGGGCCATTACGGGAAAAGCCATTTATGAAGGAAAATTAGACCTAAAAGAAAGTATCAGGATTCTAAGTAAGAAGAGGAATGAAAATTGA
- a CDS encoding PilZ domain-containing protein: MAIGRTDSMQELITILESLFEETIIGSDVNIVKHLFYYLKADNREFEFIYEEDTLIAAVEEIESHTVTLMIPDLVEQGSRRARVRFEVMNINYQFEVVILDIQKDKTVIKTPTELQSYQLRTNKRIPVDDLFMNFIILFRSLTGGSREVGKNLYAESRFPHLMKEVRKDRPDSKLINVMLTEAIERISKDYEIHFFQPDEKLNEYEDFVKKTILRTGKSIYIPDCNRITSYINDPGDDVLFNYFNEYKEMTKEFGEEFALEYFESMRKHESRNFYVSYVITPIRLYEDVVGFIKVYSTAMERFTISHNQAVYIFELAEIISYVFTKIAIQHGSYETMQSTTKVVDISLDGLLFEIYDKRLFQYLKRHNIIKMFIPLSKERTMIIRGEIIRFLDKGDHYHLGVNYFSSAPDDMLYLESYLFEKSMKILSE; encoded by the coding sequence ATGGCAATTGGAAGAACCGATTCGATGCAGGAACTCATAACGATTTTAGAATCGTTATTTGAAGAAACCATCATTGGGTCCGATGTCAACATAGTCAAACACCTCTTTTATTACCTAAAGGCCGATAACAGGGAATTCGAATTTATCTACGAAGAAGACACACTCATTGCCGCAGTAGAAGAAATAGAATCACATACGGTCACTTTGATGATTCCCGATTTAGTGGAACAAGGTTCCAGGAGAGCCCGGGTTCGTTTTGAAGTGATGAACATCAACTATCAGTTTGAGGTAGTCATTCTTGACATCCAAAAAGATAAAACAGTAATCAAAACTCCTACTGAGTTACAATCTTACCAACTAAGAACCAACAAACGAATCCCAGTAGACGATTTGTTTATGAACTTTATCATTTTATTTAGAAGTTTAACTGGTGGTTCGAGAGAAGTGGGGAAAAACCTTTACGCGGAAAGTCGTTTCCCTCACCTAATGAAAGAAGTACGAAAGGATAGGCCAGATAGCAAACTCATCAATGTGATGTTAACCGAGGCAATCGAACGAATTTCCAAAGATTATGAAATTCATTTTTTTCAACCAGACGAAAAACTAAACGAATACGAAGACTTTGTTAAAAAAACCATCCTAAGAACTGGGAAATCCATTTATATCCCCGATTGTAATCGAATCACTTCCTATATAAATGATCCTGGGGATGATGTTCTTTTTAATTATTTTAACGAATACAAAGAAATGACAAAGGAGTTTGGTGAAGAATTTGCTTTAGAATACTTTGAATCCATGCGCAAACACGAATCACGAAACTTTTATGTTTCTTATGTGATTACACCCATTCGTCTTTATGAAGATGTTGTTGGGTTTATTAAAGTATATTCTACTGCGATGGAACGATTTACCATCTCGCATAACCAGGCTGTTTATATTTTTGAACTTGCCGAAATCATTAGTTATGTATTCACAAAAATTGCCATCCAACACGGTAGTTATGAGACCATGCAATCAACTACAAAAGTTGTGGATATTTCTCTCGATGGTCTTCTTTTTGAAATTTATGACAAACGTTTGTTTCAATATTTAAAACGTCACAATATCATTAAAATGTTTATCCCTTTAAGTAAGGAACGTACAATGATCATCCGAGGTGAGATCATTCGGTTTTTAGATAAAGGTGATCATTACCACCTTGGGGTAAACTATTTCAGTTCGGCCCCAGATGATATGTTGTATTTGGAATCGTATTTATTTGAAAAGAGTATGAAAATTTTGTCAGAGTGA
- a CDS encoding Crp/Fnr family transcriptional regulator, protein MADLPLNPDCFACDYKNHNVLHCAAHETIERINAGKDFTVFPRGKHLVSAGEKAAGFFFIKSGLVRSYVQLASGKEQTLRLSGPGDWVGFRDCISDSVSHHNVVAVEDTHACYITGDLIDALVKDDINFQKEVFKQMAKEWQEMEEHVVSLGTKQVHEKLAEILIVLDNAQGRKNQVELKVTRDVLATFIGTKTETLVRALSDLKAREFISVDKNRIDILNREALYSLSKIA, encoded by the coding sequence ATGGCGGATCTTCCACTCAATCCCGATTGTTTTGCTTGTGATTATAAAAATCACAATGTCCTGCACTGCGCTGCGCATGAGACCATAGAAAGGATCAACGCAGGTAAGGACTTCACTGTCTTCCCGAGAGGAAAACATCTTGTTTCTGCTGGTGAAAAAGCTGCGGGTTTTTTCTTCATCAAATCAGGTCTTGTTCGAAGTTACGTCCAACTTGCCAGTGGAAAGGAACAAACGTTACGACTCAGTGGTCCTGGGGACTGGGTTGGGTTTCGCGATTGTATTTCTGATTCGGTTTCCCATCACAATGTCGTAGCGGTCGAAGACACCCACGCTTGTTACATCACAGGGGATCTAATTGATGCTCTTGTAAAAGATGATATCAACTTCCAAAAAGAAGTCTTCAAACAGATGGCGAAGGAATGGCAGGAGATGGAGGAACATGTGGTTTCTCTTGGAACCAAACAAGTCCATGAAAAACTAGCAGAAATCCTAATCGTTTTAGACAATGCCCAAGGCCGAAAAAACCAAGTAGAACTCAAAGTCACTCGTGACGTCCTCGCCACATTCATTGGAACCAAAACTGAGACTTTGGTCCGAGCTCTATCTGACCTCAAAGCCAGAGAATTCATTTCTGTGGACAAAAACCGCATTGATATTCTGAACAGAGAAGCTTTGTATTCCCTTTCAAAAATCGCCTAA
- a CDS encoding enoyl-CoA hydratase/isomerase family protein has translation MKSRFETKEYEFLEIESRDTEDGKIVSIFLNNPTSRNSMTWKMGEEFADLIHSIKKEKVLPRAVIISGRNDVFCAGGDLNLLRSFSEKSFSQNRRDMRKFYGFFLSVRKLPVPVIAAVNGHAIGAGLSLTFGCDLRIFAEEGKYSFNFVRLGIHPGMGSSFLSPELLGKSLGGRLLLTGETFDGKFAKSCGLALDSFPKKEVYDRAMELALSLSKAAPLALQELKRNLYSWKQLDSALKKEAESQARNFISDDFKETIKSILEKREPKFTGK, from the coding sequence ATGAAATCGCGATTTGAAACCAAAGAGTATGAATTCCTAGAAATTGAATCCCGTGATACTGAAGATGGAAAGATTGTTTCCATCTTCCTAAACAATCCCACTTCCCGCAATTCTATGACTTGGAAAATGGGGGAAGAGTTCGCAGACCTCATCCATTCCATTAAAAAAGAAAAAGTCCTTCCAAGAGCAGTGATCATTTCCGGTCGAAACGATGTGTTTTGTGCGGGAGGTGATTTAAATTTATTAAGATCCTTTTCCGAAAAGTCATTCTCGCAAAACAGGCGTGATATGAGAAAATTCTATGGTTTCTTTTTATCTGTTCGTAAACTCCCTGTCCCTGTCATTGCTGCTGTGAATGGCCATGCGATTGGTGCTGGTCTTTCCTTAACCTTTGGATGTGACTTAAGAATTTTTGCAGAGGAAGGGAAGTATTCTTTCAATTTTGTCAGACTGGGAATCCATCCAGGAATGGGATCTAGTTTCCTTTCCCCTGAACTCCTTGGAAAAAGTTTGGGAGGTAGGCTTTTACTGACTGGTGAAACTTTTGATGGTAAGTTTGCTAAGTCTTGTGGACTTGCATTAGACAGTTTTCCCAAAAAAGAAGTGTATGACCGGGCAATGGAGCTTGCTTTGTCTTTGTCAAAGGCTGCACCTCTCGCCTTACAGGAGTTAAAGCGAAATTTATACTCCTGGAAACAGTTAGATTCTGCCCTAAAAAAAGAAGCAGAATCCCAGGCGCGGAACTTTATTTCGGACGACTTTAAAGAGACGATCAAAAGTATCTTAGAAAAGCGGGAACCAAAATTCACCGGCAAATAA
- a CDS encoding rhomboid family intramembrane serine protease, whose amino-acid sequence MSRNRGQSPSLFGNPILHPLNVILIINCLIFFLQYFANQQLIYRFGLTPDFVLGGAVWQVFTYGFLHAVDLIPFHLLVNMYGMYMLGSNIIPIIGKTKFTILYFASQIGAGIFVVLSAYLNEILGGNLPFLESMTTQTIGASGALFGLLALFGIFYPNAELLLFIFPVKAKNAVWVSLVIGYLISQLGNGAISNTCHLGGALTALLLYKIFQKQIKPGSLPYIPGLEWEAPRESKIQQKTKPAVVEDLFLDQKKINENVLKQIDSKKDNDSVINYLQGLQVANANICPPSTYNTEDPICLRCEWLANCALRKAKE is encoded by the coding sequence ATGTCTAGAAATCGAGGCCAGAGTCCTAGTTTATTTGGGAATCCCATCCTTCATCCCCTGAATGTAATTCTCATCATCAATTGTCTTATTTTTTTTCTACAATACTTTGCAAACCAACAGTTAATTTATCGATTTGGTTTAACACCTGATTTTGTGTTAGGTGGTGCGGTTTGGCAAGTGTTTACCTATGGGTTTTTACATGCAGTGGATCTAATCCCTTTTCACTTGTTAGTGAATATGTATGGTATGTATATGTTGGGATCAAACATCATTCCCATCATTGGCAAAACAAAATTTACCATTTTATACTTTGCCTCACAAATTGGAGCGGGAATTTTTGTGGTTCTTTCTGCTTATTTAAATGAGATATTAGGTGGCAATCTTCCTTTTTTAGAATCAATGACCACTCAAACAATTGGTGCATCCGGGGCTTTATTTGGATTACTCGCACTGTTTGGAATTTTTTATCCCAACGCAGAACTCTTATTATTTATTTTCCCAGTAAAAGCAAAAAATGCCGTTTGGGTTTCTCTTGTCATTGGATACTTAATTTCCCAATTAGGGAATGGTGCCATTTCCAATACTTGCCATTTGGGTGGAGCTCTTACGGCTTTACTTCTCTATAAAATATTCCAAAAACAAATCAAACCGGGTAGTTTGCCATACATCCCGGGATTGGAATGGGAAGCACCGAGAGAGTCCAAAATCCAACAAAAAACCAAACCGGCGGTCGTTGAGGACCTCTTCCTTGACCAAAAAAAAATCAACGAAAATGTTTTGAAACAGATTGATTCTAAAAAAGATAATGATTCGGTAATAAATTATTTACAAGGATTGCAAGTGGCAAATGCCAATATTTGTCCTCCTTCTACGTATAACACCGAGGATCCGATCTGTTTGCGTTGTGAATGGTTGGCAAATTGTGCGCTTCGTAAGGCAAAAGAATAA
- the hisB gene encoding imidazoleglycerol-phosphate dehydratase HisB gives MVESRKTSETDIRLDLNVRGTGVYKFDTEIPFFEHMLSHISKHGLIDMDLKLRGDIGIDCHHSVEDTAILMGQMIHTQLGDKKGIFRYGNFTLPMDEVLTTVAVDLGGRFYFKYTGPPMDGKFGIYDAELSLEFLQKFALNAKMNLHVVVHYGENRHHIHESIFKGLGKALRQAITIDSLTKDQIPSTKGMLE, from the coding sequence ATGGTGGAATCAAGAAAGACATCCGAGACAGACATCCGACTGGACCTAAACGTCCGTGGTACGGGTGTTTACAAGTTTGATACAGAAATCCCGTTTTTTGAGCATATGCTCTCCCATATCTCCAAACATGGACTCATTGATATGGACCTAAAGCTCCGAGGAGACATTGGGATCGATTGCCACCATTCAGTGGAAGACACTGCCATTCTCATGGGTCAAATGATCCATACTCAGTTAGGTGATAAAAAAGGAATCTTTCGGTACGGAAATTTTACTTTGCCCATGGATGAAGTATTAACAACTGTAGCCGTGGATCTCGGCGGACGTTTTTATTTCAAATACACCGGACCTCCCATGGATGGAAAATTTGGGATTTATGACGCTGAACTATCGCTTGAGTTCCTTCAAAAATTTGCCCTCAATGCTAAGATGAATTTACACGTAGTTGTACACTACGGTGAAAACCGCCACCACATCCATGAGTCTATCTTTAAAGGACTTGGTAAAGCATTACGGCAAGCCATAACAATCGACTCACTAACAAAGGATCAAATTCCTTCTACAAAAGGAATGTTGGAGTGA
- the hisH gene encoding imidazole glycerol phosphate synthase subunit HisH, which yields MIVVLDFGMGNIHSLLKAVSLYTKDFQFTSDLETVKKADKIILPGDGHFDKAMQNLNEAGFSSVLKDHVAAKKPLFGICIGYQVLFEDSDETSKPGATIPGLGFIRGKIRKFEGKPNLKVPHMGWNKLFDIKAKNTKLLKGIQNESFMYFIHSYRPVGVDRLDITANCHYYGESFPAVVEKETVFGTQFHPEKSDTTGLGILKNFIEL from the coding sequence GTGATTGTTGTTTTAGATTTTGGAATGGGGAATATCCATTCCTTATTGAAAGCCGTTTCACTTTATACGAAAGATTTTCAGTTCACAAGTGATCTCGAAACTGTAAAAAAAGCAGATAAAATCATTTTGCCTGGTGACGGGCATTTTGATAAAGCGATGCAGAACTTAAATGAAGCTGGGTTCTCTTCTGTTTTAAAAGACCACGTGGCTGCAAAAAAACCTTTGTTCGGGATTTGTATCGGCTATCAAGTGTTATTTGAGGACTCGGATGAAACTTCTAAACCGGGTGCAACCATTCCCGGTCTTGGATTCATTCGAGGTAAAATTAGGAAGTTCGAAGGGAAACCAAACTTAAAAGTCCCTCATATGGGATGGAACAAATTATTTGATATCAAAGCAAAAAATACAAAATTACTAAAAGGAATTCAAAATGAATCCTTTATGTATTTTATTCATTCCTATAGGCCAGTCGGAGTGGATCGTTTGGATATTACGGCTAACTGCCATTACTATGGGGAATCTTTTCCGGCAGTGGTTGAAAAAGAAACAGTATTTGGAACTCAGTTCCATCCCGAAAAATCGGATACAACAGGACTCGGAATCCTCAAAAATTTTATAGAACTTTAA
- a CDS encoding thioredoxin domain-containing protein: MNRKNLALAGVVGGVIGLIVSFLLAIEYFGIGTDNIANSACSALGGGDSCLKVAESSYSAIPGVPFLGNVPIALLGFGFYGLLTYSFFLVTKAKSNEEVSKFISLLFPVLVLGLLFDLILFGISVGIIGTICQLCFVTYLVTITLLGILFLLWKTEGKPKLDVPVALKEGITTLGLVYFFSFSLGFATSKMWVSKASSNTLATSRGMDSAEIQSKIAAYFQEPTLGINVTGSPSIGKKDAPITIVKYADYNCGHCLHTSHILHTVLSEYDGMVRVVYKNFPLDGTCNRLMQQPRPDASSCVAAIAAICADKQGKFEPMYRGLYDNLEKGVAHSGSSVVNLANSIGLNVNSLKACMASKEAQNQLNAEIDEAEKLNIQSTPSLYVNDRRIESGTPNPIFLKTLLEQIIQKM; encoded by the coding sequence ATGAATCGTAAGAATTTAGCATTAGCAGGAGTGGTCGGTGGAGTTATCGGACTCATTGTCTCTTTCCTATTGGCAATCGAATACTTTGGCATTGGGACCGATAATATTGCCAATTCCGCATGTTCCGCATTAGGTGGCGGTGACTCTTGTTTAAAAGTAGCAGAAAGTTCTTATTCTGCAATCCCGGGAGTTCCCTTTTTAGGAAATGTTCCCATTGCTTTACTAGGGTTTGGGTTTTACGGATTACTAACGTATTCTTTCTTTTTGGTTACAAAAGCAAAATCGAACGAAGAAGTTTCTAAATTCATTTCTTTATTATTCCCTGTTTTGGTTTTAGGGCTTTTATTTGATTTGATCCTTTTTGGAATTTCAGTCGGAATCATTGGAACCATTTGCCAACTTTGTTTTGTGACATACCTTGTCACCATTACTCTCCTTGGCATTTTGTTTTTACTTTGGAAAACAGAAGGAAAACCAAAACTGGATGTTCCAGTGGCATTAAAAGAAGGAATCACGACTCTTGGTCTTGTTTATTTTTTTAGTTTTTCATTAGGTTTTGCCACAAGCAAAATGTGGGTGAGCAAAGCAAGTTCCAATACACTTGCAACTTCAAGAGGAATGGATTCGGCCGAAATCCAATCTAAAATCGCCGCTTATTTTCAAGAGCCCACACTCGGAATCAATGTTACCGGTTCTCCGTCGATTGGGAAAAAAGATGCTCCAATCACAATTGTTAAATATGCAGATTACAACTGTGGCCATTGTCTTCATACAAGCCATATCTTACATACGGTTCTTTCTGAGTATGATGGAATGGTTCGTGTAGTTTATAAAAACTTTCCTTTGGATGGAACTTGTAACCGCCTCATGCAACAACCAAGGCCAGACGCATCTTCTTGCGTTGCAGCCATTGCTGCCATTTGTGCGGATAAACAAGGTAAGTTTGAGCCTATGTATCGAGGCCTATATGATAATTTAGAAAAGGGAGTGGCTCACTCTGGATCCAGTGTTGTCAATTTAGCAAATTCTATCGGGCTTAATGTTAATTCTTTGAAAGCATGTATGGCTTCCAAGGAAGCGCAAAACCAATTGAACGCAGAGATTGATGAAGCAGAAAAGTTAAACATCCAATCGACTCCTTCTCTTTATGTGAATGACAGAAGAATCGAAAGTGGAACTCCCAATCCAATTTTTCTAAAAACACTTCTCGAACAAATCATCCAAAAGATGTAA